From Flexistipes sp.:
CAGCTATCAGGGAGACGGAGACCTTGCATCCATAGGCATGGGTGAAATAATGCATGCGGCCGGAAGAGGTGAAAATATAACGATTATTTTTGTAAATAACGCCAATTACGGCATGACGGGCGGGCAGATGGCACCAACGACATTGCCCGAACAGGTTACAACAACAACACCGAAAGGAAGAAAGACAGCTACTGACGGGTTCCCCTTTAAAATGGCTGAGCTTATAGCTGGTCTTGATGCCCCTGTTTTTTCAGCAAGGGTGAAGATAACTGACCCGAAAAATATTAACAAAGCTAAAAAAGCTATTAAATATGCCTTTGGTCTTCAAAAGGAAAACAAAGGGTTTTCTTTTGTTGAAATACTTTCTGCATGTCCCACTAACTGGGGTAAAACACCTGCTGAAGCCGTTAGGTGGGTGGGCGATGCTATGGAAAGTTATTACCCGCTCGGAGTATTTAAAGATATCGGGGGAGAAGAATAATGTATTTTGACTGTATAATGGCCGGTCACGGCGGACAGGGGATATTGAGTGCGGGTATGATTCTGGCACATATGGCAGTTCACAGCGACCTGCATGTGACATGGTTTCCGTCTTACGGAGCCGAACAGAGGGGCGGAACGGCAAACTGTGCTGTTGTGATTTCCAGTGAGGAAATAGGCTCTCCGATAATATCCAATCCTCTTTACGGACTTATTATGAACTACCCTTCTCTTGTTAAGTTTCAACCTAAATTCAAAAAAAACGCCAAAGCGGTGGTTGACTTATCTCTGGTTTCGGAAGAATATTTAACCAGAGAGGATGTTACCTTTTATGGAATAAATGCTACTAAAACTGCTAATGAGCTGGGCAGTCCGAAAATTTCAAATATGGTGATGATAGGAGGTCTTTTGAAGGTCTCAAAGCTTTTTGATATTGATGTTGCCAAAGATATGCTGAAAAGTGCATTGAGCAAAAGACATCATGATCTTCTTCCGCTAAACAGGGAAGCCCTCCAGAAAGGTTTTGACGGTATAAAAGAGGTGTAGTTCATGCCGAGATATGAGATTATTGTTAAGGGCAGAGTACAGGGAGTTGGTTTTAGAGCTTTTACTGAAAGTATAGCTGATAAACTGGGAATTAAAGGCTATGTAAAAAACCTGCCTGACGGAACGGTTGAAGTAGTTGCTGAAGGGGATGACCGAGCATTGAACGAATTATGCAGCAGTCTGAAAGCCGGCCCGAGTATGGCGTATGTAGATGATCTTGACATTATTGAAAAGGAATACACAGGTGAATTCAGGGGTTTTTCTGTTAAATTCTGATTTTACCTTTAAAAAATATATTTA
This genomic window contains:
- a CDS encoding thiamine pyrophosphate-dependent enzyme: MTVAFKKPESLLDAKTIYCPGCGHGVIHRLVGETLDELDLREKTVGVAPVGCAVLLYDYFNTDIIEAPHGRAPALATGIKRVKSDLTVFSYQGDGDLASIGMGEIMHAAGRGENITIIFVNNANYGMTGGQMAPTTLPEQVTTTTPKGRKTATDGFPFKMAELIAGLDAPVFSARVKITDPKNINKAKKAIKYAFGLQKENKGFSFVEILSACPTNWGKTPAEAVRWVGDAMESYYPLGVFKDIGGEE
- a CDS encoding 2-oxoacid:acceptor oxidoreductase family protein codes for the protein MYFDCIMAGHGGQGILSAGMILAHMAVHSDLHVTWFPSYGAEQRGGTANCAVVISSEEIGSPIISNPLYGLIMNYPSLVKFQPKFKKNAKAVVDLSLVSEEYLTREDVTFYGINATKTANELGSPKISNMVMIGGLLKVSKLFDIDVAKDMLKSALSKRHHDLLPLNREALQKGFDGIKEV
- a CDS encoding acylphosphatase, encoding MPRYEIIVKGRVQGVGFRAFTESIADKLGIKGYVKNLPDGTVEVVAEGDDRALNELCSSLKAGPSMAYVDDLDIIEKEYTGEFRGFSVKF